The Leptodactylus fuscus isolate aLepFus1 chromosome 5, aLepFus1.hap2, whole genome shotgun sequence genome segment TATTGAATCCATGTTCCTCACTGTTGTTGTTCCTAACATGCTCCAGGTTATATGGTGGGAAGGAGTCGCCATCTCTGTTAGGGGTTGTATAGCCCAGTCTTACTTGTATTGTGCCTTAGGAAATGCAGAATGTCAACTTCTCACCGTCATGGCTTATGACCGCTACTTGGCCATTTGTAACCCTCTTCACTACAGCACCATCATGGACTCCAGACTACAGAAATTCTTGGTCATCTACTGTTGGGTTTTTGGCTTCCTCCTGACCCAGATCACTCTTATATTTCTTTGTCAACTTCACTTCTGCGGCTCCAATGTAATAAACCATTTTTTCTGTGATCTTGCTCCGTTTGTTCAACTTTCTTGTTCTCTAAAAATTGCCTTCCAGATAATGATTCTGATTTTTGCTATACCTGCTATTGTCATTCCTTTTATATTAGTTATTATCAGTTACATTTGCGTCTTTATAACAATTCTTGGCATATCCTCTGCTAAAGGAAGGAAGAaaaccttctccacctgtagctcccacctcactgTGGTCACCATGTACTATGGAACCCTC includes the following:
- the LOC142204365 gene encoding olfactory receptor 11L1-like produces the protein MNSSSHVVTEFLLLGFPNVTGFRAAILFIVILVIYIMTLMINTMVMVLVSIKPQLHSPMYFFLQQLSLIESMFLTVVVPNMLQVIWWEGVAISVRGCIAQSYLYCALGNAECQLLTVMAYDRYLAICNPLHYSTIMDSRLQKFLVIYCWVFGFLLTQITLIFLCQLHFCGSNVINHFFCDLAPFVQLSCSLKIAFQIMILIFAIPAIVIPFILVIISYICVFITILGISSAKGRKKTFSTCSSHLTVVTMYYGTLITIYMVPANGDTLTLNKLIALLYIVVTPLFNPIIYCLRNQEMKTVMEKLISVSVRQ